GGCGCGGTCACGGTACCCGTCAATACGCGCTTCAAAAGCGAAGAACTGCGCTTCTGCCTGAAGCAGGCCGACATCAGCCTGCTGATCATGGCCGACGAATTCCTGGGCATCGATTTCATCGGCCTGCTGCGGCAGGTCGAGCCGGCCATCGACGCGGGGCTGCCGGGCGCCGAACTGCCTAAGCTGCGGCAGGTTGTGGTGGCCGGGCGCCAGGTGCCCGGCGGGGCCCTGGGCTACGACAGCTTCATCAGCCAGGGCGCGTCGGTGCGCGGCGCCGAACTGGATGGCCTGGCCGCCCAAGTGGCGCCCGACGACGTGCTGCTGATTCAGTACACCTCGGGCACGACCTCGTTTCCCAAGGGCGTGATGCTGACCCACGCCAATATGCTGACCAATGCCTGGGCCGCGGCGCAGCGCATCGGCGTGACGCCCGCCGACCGCTATTTCAGCATCCGGCCGTATTTCCATGTGGCCGGCACCACGCTGTCCATTCTGGTCAGTCTGGTCACCGGCTGCTGCCTGTTGACGCTGCCGCGCTTCGACGTGGCCGAAGCCCTGCGCATCCTGGACACTGAACGCTGCACGCTGACCTCGGGCAACGACACCATCTTCCTGATGCTGATGGGCCATCCCGATTTCGACCCGGCGCGGCTGCATCTGCGCGGCGGCTGGGCGGCGGCGGGGCCCGAAGTCATGCAGAAAATCCGCGACGTGATGGGCGTGCCGTCCATCTGCAATGCCTATGGCCAGTCCGAGGCCTCGCCCAATGTGATCATGTCGGCCCATGACGATGATTTCGCCTTGCGCGCCATGGGCTGGGCCCTGCCGCATCCCGGCATGCAGGTGCGCATCATCGACCCGGCCACCGGCGCGCCGCTGCCGCCGGGCCGGCGCGGCGAAATCCAGGCCAAGGGCTGGAGCATCATGAAGGGCTACTACAACATGCCCGACGCCACCGCGCGCGCGCTCAGCGCCGACGGCTGGCTCAGCACCGGCGACCTGGGCGAAATGGACGGCGACGGCCGCCTGCGCATGGTGGGGCGCCTGAAAGACATGTTTCGGGTCGGCGGCGAGAACGTCGCGCCGCTGGAAATCGAAGAAGTGCTGCACGCCCATCCCGCCGTGCAGCTGGCCCAGGTGGTGGGCGTGCCCGACGCGCGGCTGGGCGAGGTGCCGGCCGCCTTCGTGCTGCTGAAAGAAGGGCATGCCGCCGGGCCCGACGAGCTGCTTGCGTGGTGCAAGGCGCGCTGCGCCAATTTCAAGGTGCCGCGCTACCTCGACGTGGTCGATACGTTCGAGCACATCGGCATGACCGGCAGTTCCAAGGTGCAGAAGAACAAGCTGCGCGACTATGCCCTGCGGCGGTTCGCCCTGGAGCAGCAACCATGATGCGCGACGTGATTCTGTGCGAATGCTTCGCGCGCGACGGCCTGCAGCACGAAGCGCGGTTCATCGCCACGCCGGCCAAGGCCGGCCTGATACAGCGCTTCGCCGAACTGGGATTCGAGCGGATCGAGGCGACGTCGTATTCGAATCCCAGCGTGGTGCCGCAGTTCGCCGACGCCAGCGAGCTGCTGGCCGGCCTGCCGCGGCGCGAAGGCGTCTGGTACAAGGCCACCTGCGCCAACGTGCGCGCGGTAGAGCGGGCGCTGCACGACCTGGAGGCCGGTTTCGGGGCCAACGAGATCAGCCTGCTGGTCTCGGCCAGCGAGGCGCATTCACAGCGCAACCTGAAGCGTTCCCGGCGCGACCAGTGGGACAACATCGCCGCCATGGCGCGGCGGGCCGCCGGCCGGTTCCGCATGGTGGGCACGATTTCGGTGGCGTTCGGCTGCCCCTTCGAAGGGGCGGTGGACGCCGCCGGCGTGCTGGACGATGCCCGCCGCTTTGCCGAGCTGGGCGTCGAGATCGTGACGCTGGGCGACACCACCGGCATGGCGGCGCCGCCGGCGGTGCGCGACCTGTACCGCGCGCTGCAGCGGGAATTCCCGCAACTGGCGCTGGTGGCGCACTTTCACGATACGCGCGGCACCGGGCTGGTCAATTACGTGGCCGCACTGGAAGCGGGCGTGCGCTATTTCGACAGCGCCTTCGGCGGCGTGGGCGGGCATCCCGACAAGGTCAAGTACGGCGGCGGGCACACCGGCAATGTCGCCACCGAAGACCTGGTCAGCCTGTTCGAGTCGATGGGGGTGCGCACCGGGCTGGACCTGGCCGCGCTGCCGGCGGTGTCGCGGCTGTGCCAGGACACCCTGGGCCGCGAGCTGCACAGCCGCGTGGCGGCCGCCGGCCTGAATCCGCTGGCCGGCGGGGGCGGGGCGCCATGAGCCGGCCCGTGCCGGTTGTATATCATGTGCGCGTTGGCGCGCGGCTGGTCCGCCGCGCGCGCTTTCAGTCCGGAAACTAGACACTATGGCCACTCGACCCGCACGCAAGACTGCCACCGCCGCCGCCACGCGCGCCGCGCCGGGCGAACTGAAAGACCTGTTTTCGTACCGGCTCAACCGGCTGGCGCACGTGTCCAGCCGCATTGCCGCCGGCCTGAACGAAAGCCGCTATGGCGTGGGCCCGCGCGAATGGCGCATTGTGGCCTTGCTGGGCGCGGCGGCGCCGATGTCGCTGAACGCCCTGGCGCGCGAATCCAACATCGACAAAAGCCAGGCCAGCCGCACCGTGTCGGAACTGATCGACAAGAAACTGATCCGCCGCAGCGCCGACGCGGAAGACGGGCGCGGCATCAGCCTGGACCTGACCGCGGCCGGCCGGCGCCTGTACCAGGAGATGTTCCCGGCGGCGGTGGCCCGCAACGAATCGCTGCTGCAAGTGCTGACCGCGGCCGAGCGCGACACGCTGGAGCGTGCGCTGGACAAGCTGACCGTGCGCGCGCTCGATATGTTCCACGACCTGAAGAGCGAAATACCGACCCGGCGCGGCCGCAACGCGGGCCCGCGCTAGGGGCGGCGCGCCCTGGCGGCACGGGCGCGCCCATATAGTTGATTTAGACAATTACTTGGCGTCCGCGCGCGGGCGCCGCAACAAGGAAGCGCCATGACCGAACTGCAGATCGAAGACCTGGATACTGTGCGCGTGTTGCGCATGAACCGCCCCGACAAGCACAATGCGCTGAACACCACATTGACGCAGGCCCTGCTGGACGCCCTGCACGACGCCGACCGCGACAGCGCGGTACGCGCCATGGTGCTGGCAGGCAACGGCAAGTCGTTCTGCGCCGGCGCGGACACCAGGGAATTCGCCGGCCTTACGGCGCAACATGCCGACGCGGTGCTGCAGCGCGCGGAACTGACCACGGCGCTGCACCTGGCGTTCTCGCGCATCGGCAAGCCGGTGGTGTCGGCCGTGCAGGGCAATGCGCTGGGCGGCGGCGCAGGCCTGGCGCTGGCCTGCGACATGGCCGTCATGGCCGAAGACGTGCGCTTCGGCTACCCCGAGCTGCGCCACGGCATCGTGGCGGCGGTGGTGATGGCCAACCTGGTGCGCCAAGTGGGACGCAAGCAGGCTTTCGAGCTGGTGGCCATGGCCGAGCCCATCGACGGCGCGCGCGCCCTGGCGCTGGGGCTGGCCAATCGCGTGGCGCCGGCCGGCCAGGTGCTGGACACAGCACTGGAGCTGGCCCGGCGCATGGCCGGCTGGGAGCCGGCCGCCATGAAGCTGACCAAGCGTTCGTTCCACCGGTCGGCCGACCTGGCGCTGGCCGAGGCGCTGGCGGTGGGCCGCGACGCCAACGCCATCATGCGCAGCTTTGGCGGCGGAGGCGGGCAATGAGACCCCTGGACGGCGTCACCATCCTGGACCTGTCGCGTGTGCTGGCCTGCCCGTTCGCCTCGATGATCCTGGCCGAGCTGGGCGCCACTGTGATCAAGGTCGAGCAGCCCGGCGGCGGCGACGAGACGCGCGGCTTCGAGCCGCGCGTGCAGGGGCCGCACGGCACCGAATCGGCCTACTACCTGGCTTTCAACCGCAGCAAGCAATCCATCACGGCCAACTTCCGGCATCCCGAAGGGCAGGCCCTGATCCGCCGCCTGGCCGAGCAGGCCGACGTGGTGGTCGAGAATTTTCCGGTGGGCACGCTGCAAAAGTACGGGCTCGACCGCGAGCACATCGCGCCGGGCAACCCCGACCTGGTGTATTGCTCGTGCACCGGCTTCGGGCTGACCGGGCCTTATTCGGGGCGCAAGGGCTACGACACGGTGTTCCAGGCCATGGGCGGCATCATGAGCCTGACCGGCGAGCGCGGCGGCGGCCCGGTCAAGCCCGGCCTGCCGGTGGCCGACCTGACATCGGGGTTGTGGGTGGCCATCGGCATCCTGGCCGCGTTGATGGGGCGCGAACGCAGCGGCCGCGGATGCCATCTGGATTTCTCGATGCTCGACGGCCAGGTGGGGTTGCTGTCGCTGGCCGCCGCGCGCTATTTCGCCCTGGGCGAGGTGCCGCCGCGCCTGGGCACCGAACATCCCGGGCGGGTGCCGTCGGCGGCGTTCGAGTGCCGCGACGGCAAATGGGTGCAGATCACCGGCAGCGACCAGCACTGGAAACCCTTGTGCGAACTGCTGCAACTGCCCGCCTGGCGCGACGATCCGGCGCTGGCGCGCAATGCCGAGCGCGTGGCGCGCCGCGACGAAATCATGCGGGGGCTGCAGGCGGCCATCCGCCGGTTCGACCGCGATGACCTGTGCGCGCGCTGCGACGCGGCCGGCGTGCCGGCCGGGCCGATATTGTCGGTGGACGAGATCCTGGCCGATGCCCACGTGCGCGCGCGGGGCATGGTCGGCGAATACGAGCATCCCCAGCTGGGGCGGTTCGGGGCCGTGCCGGTGCCGTTCAAGTTCGACGGCTACGACGACCCCAGCCTGGGCCGGCCGCCGCTGCTGGGAGAGCACACGCGGCAAGTGCTGGTTGAACGCCTGGGGCTGGATGACCAGGCGATAGCCGCCCTGCGCGAACAAGGCGCGATATGACCGTACGCCCCGGGGCCGCCGGCCCCGGGGCGGCGCATTTCAGCAAAACACACCAGGAGACAAGACATGCAAGCGATCCGGAAGTTCATGGTGGGCGCCGCGGCGGCCACGCTGTGCGCCACCGCCCTGGCGGCGCAGCCGTATCCGTCCCGGCCGATTACGCTGGTCAACCCCTATGCCGCGGGCGGTCCGGCCGATACGCTGGGCCGCGCCCTGGCGCGCGAACTGGAAAAGCAGCTGGGCCAGCCCGTGGTGGTGGAAAACAAGGCCGGCGGCGGCGCATCCATCGGCACGCAGATCGTGGCGCGCGCCCAGCCCGACGGCTACACGCTGCTGCTGGGCACCGCGGCCGCCCATATCGTCACGCCCCTGATGCAGCACACGCAGTATGACGGCGTCAAGGATTTCCGCTTTATCGGCATCGTGGGCAACCAGCCCAACATGCTGGTGGTGAATCCCAAGCTGGGCGTGAAATCGGTGGGCGAGCTGATCGCGCTGGCGCGCAAAGAGCCCGGCAAGCTGAACTATGGATCGGCGGGGCCGGGCAGTTCGCCGCACCTGGGCGCCGAGCTGTTCCGCCAGCGCGCCGGTATCGAGCTGGTGCACATTCCGTACAAGGGCGCCGCGCCGGCCATCAACGACCTGGTGGGCGGGCAGGTGGATATGGCCGTGCTGAACCTGGCGGCCAGCCTGCAGTTCATCAAGGACGGCCGCCTGGTGGCGTTGGCCTATGCCGCCAAAGACCGCTCGCCGCTGCTGCCCGACGTGCCCACGCTGGCGCAGGCCGGCATCAAGGGGGCCGAGTCGGCCTCGTGGTACAGCCTGGCGGCGCCGGCCGGCACGCCGGACGCGCTTGTCGACCGCTTGAACAAGGCCGTCAATGCGGTGAACCAGGATCCGGCCTACCGCAAGCAGATGGCCTCTCAGGGGGTGGAGCTGTGGAGCATGACGCCGCAGCAGGCGGCTGATTTCGTGCGCAAAGACCAGCAGGTGCTGACCGGGCTGGTGAAGGGCGCGGGGCTGGTCAAGCAGTAATGCGAGCGGGCCGGCGCGCGGCCGGCCCCGGGGCCATCAGGCCGCCAGCAGGTCCGAGCCGCGCGCCAGGGCCTGGCGCGCGTCGCGCACCAGCTCGGCCACCACGTCGCCGGCCGGCTGCAGGGCATCGATCAGGCCGGCGCTCTGGCCGGCTTCGACCTTGCCCTGTTCAACGTCGCCATCTTTGGCGGATTGCTTGAGCGACCGTGCGGCGAACAGGGCGTCGAGTTCGGCGTCGGCCGCGCCGGCGCGTTCGGCGGCGGCGTATTCGCGGGCGTAGGCATTGCGCAGCATGCGTACCGGCGAGCGGCCCCGCCCGACCAGGGTGGTGTCGGCCACGCCGGCCGCCAGCACGGCTTGCTTGTAGGCGGCGTGCAGGCCGGATTCGGGGGTAAGCAGGAAGCGCGTGCCCAGCTGTGCGCCGTCGGCCCCCAGGCACAATGCCGCGGCCACACCCGCGCCGTCGGCAATGCCGCCGGCCACGGCGAACGGAATCTCGATGGCGCGGGCCACCGCGCGGGCCAGCACCAGCGTGCCGATTTCGTCGGGCCCGGGATGTCCGCCGGCCTCCAGGCCGACGGCGATGACCGCGTCCACGCCGGTCGCCTGCGCCTTGCGGGCGTGCATCGGGCTGGCCACCACCTGCAGCCACTTGATGCCCGCGTCGCGCGCGCGGCCCAGGTGTTTTTGCGGGCCGCCCTGCGAAGCGATGATGACGGGCACGCGCTCGGCCACGGCGATGTCCATGTGTTCTTGCGCCCGCTTGTTGTACAGCGGGATGTTGACTGCGAACGGCGCGTCGGTGCCGGCCCGCACGGCCTGGATGGCCGCCAGCAGGTCTTGCGGGTACATGGGGCCGGATGCGATGGTGCCCAGCCCGCCGGCGCGCGATACCGCCAGGGCCAGCGCGGCATTCGACGAGGCCCAGCTCATGCCGCCCTGGATGATGGGGTAGCGCAGGCCGAGCAGGCGGGTCAGGCGGGTCTGGAGCATGGCGGGACGTGTATCCGATGAACGATCGAGGCTGCCATTCTTGCCGATATCGTTGATTTTAGCAACTATATTGGCGAGCGGCCGCGCGCCGTGTCCGCCTTGTCAGATGTCTGACTCCGCAGGTGTCAGATATCGAAATGTGCCACGATGGAGCCGGCTTTGGGGGGCTGAGGTTTGCGTTCCTGGCCCGTCCCGCGTCGTCCGGTCGGGCGGTGTCGGCGCACGTGCGTCGGGCTCGGGCGCATGCAGGCGCCCTCGGCCTGCTGCGCAGGCTGCCCCGCCGCCCAACGCGCCGACACCGCCCGACCGGACGCCGCGGGACTCGATCAGTGAATTCGAACCGCCGCATAGCGCCCATCCCGCAGGAGGGGGGAGGGCCAGCAGCCAGG
This genomic window from Bordetella petrii contains:
- a CDS encoding AMP-binding protein, with product MLAEPTTLPRRLARTVAERGPREAFVGPDGRYSWQDLAGQARAIAAALHAQGVRRGDHVGVMLGNSALWIQVFYACASLGAVTVPVNTRFKSEELRFCLKQADISLLIMADEFLGIDFIGLLRQVEPAIDAGLPGAELPKLRQVVVAGRQVPGGALGYDSFISQGASVRGAELDGLAAQVAPDDVLLIQYTSGTTSFPKGVMLTHANMLTNAWAAAQRIGVTPADRYFSIRPYFHVAGTTLSILVSLVTGCCLLTLPRFDVAEALRILDTERCTLTSGNDTIFLMLMGHPDFDPARLHLRGGWAAAGPEVMQKIRDVMGVPSICNAYGQSEASPNVIMSAHDDDFALRAMGWALPHPGMQVRIIDPATGAPLPPGRRGEIQAKGWSIMKGYYNMPDATARALSADGWLSTGDLGEMDGDGRLRMVGRLKDMFRVGGENVAPLEIEEVLHAHPAVQLAQVVGVPDARLGEVPAAFVLLKEGHAAGPDELLAWCKARCANFKVPRYLDVVDTFEHIGMTGSSKVQKNKLRDYALRRFALEQQP
- a CDS encoding hydroxymethylglutaryl-CoA lyase, whose amino-acid sequence is MMRDVILCECFARDGLQHEARFIATPAKAGLIQRFAELGFERIEATSYSNPSVVPQFADASELLAGLPRREGVWYKATCANVRAVERALHDLEAGFGANEISLLVSASEAHSQRNLKRSRRDQWDNIAAMARRAAGRFRMVGTISVAFGCPFEGAVDAAGVLDDARRFAELGVEIVTLGDTTGMAAPPAVRDLYRALQREFPQLALVAHFHDTRGTGLVNYVAALEAGVRYFDSAFGGVGGHPDKVKYGGGHTGNVATEDLVSLFESMGVRTGLDLAALPAVSRLCQDTLGRELHSRVAAAGLNPLAGGGGAP
- a CDS encoding MarR family winged helix-turn-helix transcriptional regulator, producing the protein MATRPARKTATAAATRAAPGELKDLFSYRLNRLAHVSSRIAAGLNESRYGVGPREWRIVALLGAAAPMSLNALARESNIDKSQASRTVSELIDKKLIRRSADAEDGRGISLDLTAAGRRLYQEMFPAAVARNESLLQVLTAAERDTLERALDKLTVRALDMFHDLKSEIPTRRGRNAGPR
- a CDS encoding enoyl-CoA hydratase/isomerase family protein, which codes for MTELQIEDLDTVRVLRMNRPDKHNALNTTLTQALLDALHDADRDSAVRAMVLAGNGKSFCAGADTREFAGLTAQHADAVLQRAELTTALHLAFSRIGKPVVSAVQGNALGGGAGLALACDMAVMAEDVRFGYPELRHGIVAAVVMANLVRQVGRKQAFELVAMAEPIDGARALALGLANRVAPAGQVLDTALELARRMAGWEPAAMKLTKRSFHRSADLALAEALAVGRDANAIMRSFGGGGGQ
- a CDS encoding CaiB/BaiF CoA transferase family protein, whose protein sequence is MRPLDGVTILDLSRVLACPFASMILAELGATVIKVEQPGGGDETRGFEPRVQGPHGTESAYYLAFNRSKQSITANFRHPEGQALIRRLAEQADVVVENFPVGTLQKYGLDREHIAPGNPDLVYCSCTGFGLTGPYSGRKGYDTVFQAMGGIMSLTGERGGGPVKPGLPVADLTSGLWVAIGILAALMGRERSGRGCHLDFSMLDGQVGLLSLAAARYFALGEVPPRLGTEHPGRVPSAAFECRDGKWVQITGSDQHWKPLCELLQLPAWRDDPALARNAERVARRDEIMRGLQAAIRRFDRDDLCARCDAAGVPAGPILSVDEILADAHVRARGMVGEYEHPQLGRFGAVPVPFKFDGYDDPSLGRPPLLGEHTRQVLVERLGLDDQAIAALREQGAI
- a CDS encoding tripartite tricarboxylate transporter substrate binding protein; the encoded protein is MQAIRKFMVGAAAATLCATALAAQPYPSRPITLVNPYAAGGPADTLGRALARELEKQLGQPVVVENKAGGGASIGTQIVARAQPDGYTLLLGTAAAHIVTPLMQHTQYDGVKDFRFIGIVGNQPNMLVVNPKLGVKSVGELIALARKEPGKLNYGSAGPGSSPHLGAELFRQRAGIELVHIPYKGAAPAINDLVGGQVDMAVLNLAASLQFIKDGRLVALAYAAKDRSPLLPDVPTLAQAGIKGAESASWYSLAAPAGTPDALVDRLNKAVNAVNQDPAYRKQMASQGVELWSMTPQQAADFVRKDQQVLTGLVKGAGLVKQ
- a CDS encoding NAD(P)H-dependent flavin oxidoreductase → MLQTRLTRLLGLRYPIIQGGMSWASSNAALALAVSRAGGLGTIASGPMYPQDLLAAIQAVRAGTDAPFAVNIPLYNKRAQEHMDIAVAERVPVIIASQGGPQKHLGRARDAGIKWLQVVASPMHARKAQATGVDAVIAVGLEAGGHPGPDEIGTLVLARAVARAIEIPFAVAGGIADGAGVAAALCLGADGAQLGTRFLLTPESGLHAAYKQAVLAAGVADTTLVGRGRSPVRMLRNAYAREYAAAERAGAADAELDALFAARSLKQSAKDGDVEQGKVEAGQSAGLIDALQPAGDVVAELVRDARQALARGSDLLAA